The following are from one region of the Amycolatopsis sp. QT-25 genome:
- a CDS encoding GTP-binding protein, translating into MVDRRIPVILVAGFLGSGKTTLLNHLLANRQGVRIGVVVNDFGSIAVDAMAVSGQVDTMMSFGNGCLCCAVDASGLDAMLAKLSEAEAGIDVIVIEASGLAEPRDLIRLMIASENPAIAYGGLVELVDAAEFPTTRKRHPELDEHLGFADLVVLNKIDRADEDSLAKLRGTIDEIAPGTPVLATSHGRIDPTLFFDARPRERAGQLSFDDLREEEHDHEHHFHTAYDSVAFTAERPLDPRRLMDFLEQRPGGLYRIKGFLDFGPNGRQSRFGLHTVGSFIRLDRSTWPSGLPRRSELVLIGSGIDTEAVTARLEKCVADDPEVVDERGMLRVLRFVPD; encoded by the coding sequence GTGGTCGACAGGCGGATTCCGGTCATCCTGGTCGCGGGCTTCCTCGGCTCCGGCAAGACCACCCTGCTCAATCACCTGCTGGCCAACCGGCAGGGCGTGCGGATCGGGGTCGTGGTCAACGACTTCGGCAGCATCGCGGTCGACGCGATGGCCGTCTCCGGCCAGGTCGACACCATGATGTCGTTCGGCAACGGTTGCCTGTGCTGCGCCGTCGACGCGAGCGGTCTCGACGCCATGCTCGCGAAGCTTTCCGAGGCCGAGGCCGGCATCGACGTCATCGTGATCGAAGCCAGCGGACTCGCCGAACCACGCGACCTCATCCGGTTGATGATCGCCAGTGAGAACCCCGCCATCGCTTACGGCGGCCTGGTCGAGCTCGTCGACGCGGCGGAATTCCCGACGACGAGGAAGCGGCATCCGGAACTGGACGAGCATCTCGGGTTCGCCGACCTCGTCGTGCTCAACAAGATCGACCGGGCCGACGAGGACAGCTTGGCGAAACTGCGCGGCACGATCGACGAGATCGCACCCGGCACGCCGGTGCTCGCCACCTCCCACGGGCGGATCGACCCCACCCTGTTCTTCGACGCCCGGCCGCGCGAACGGGCCGGGCAGCTGTCGTTCGACGATCTCCGCGAGGAAGAACACGACCACGAACACCACTTCCACACCGCGTACGACAGCGTCGCCTTCACCGCCGAACGGCCGCTGGACCCACGACGGCTGATGGACTTCCTCGAACAGCGTCCCGGTGGGCTCTACCGGATCAAGGGTTTCCTCGATTTCGGCCCGAATGGACGGCAGTCCCGATTCGGCCTGCACACGGTGGGCTCGTTCATCCGGCTGGACCGGTCGACGTGGCCGTCCGGCCTGCCGCGCCGGAGCGAGCTGGTGCTGATCGGCTCGGGAATCGACACCGAGGCCGTCACCGCGCGTCTCGAGAAATGCGTCGCGGACGATCCCGAGGTCGTCGACGAGCGGGGCATGCTGCGCGTCCTGCGGTTCGTTCCGGACTGA
- a CDS encoding ATP-dependent DNA ligase, which translates to MELPVMPPVKPMLAKAVHELPRTPGLRYEPKWDGFRCVVFRDGDEVVLGSRNDRPLTRYFPELVDLLKDALPERCVVDGEIVLVTEGGLDFEALQLRLHPAASRVTKLAAETPASFVVFDLLALDDRDLTPEPFGERRKLLENVVDTKFARVHLTPLSEDPDLAQDWFTRFEGAGFDGVMAKPADAPYEQDKRVMWKVKHQRTADCVVAGFRWHKDGAGVGSLLLGLYDDEGVLNHVGVATSFTAARRRELVDELAPLRENALESHPWREWAEAHEEAGGRLPGAGSRWAPKKDLSWEPVRIEWVAEVRYEHVEGTRFRHGGRLVRFRPDREPASCTYAQLEEVPPAELATMFTELGET; encoded by the coding sequence GTGGAACTGCCCGTGATGCCGCCCGTGAAACCGATGCTGGCCAAGGCCGTGCACGAACTGCCGCGCACGCCGGGGCTGCGGTACGAGCCCAAGTGGGACGGTTTTCGCTGCGTGGTCTTCCGCGACGGTGACGAGGTCGTGCTCGGCTCGCGCAACGACAGGCCGTTGACGAGATACTTTCCCGAACTGGTGGACCTGCTCAAGGACGCGCTGCCCGAGCGCTGTGTCGTCGACGGCGAGATCGTGCTGGTCACCGAGGGCGGGCTCGATTTCGAGGCACTCCAGCTGCGTCTGCATCCGGCGGCGTCGCGGGTGACCAAACTGGCCGCGGAGACGCCTGCCAGTTTCGTGGTGTTCGACCTGCTCGCCCTCGACGACCGGGATCTGACGCCGGAGCCGTTCGGGGAGCGGCGAAAGCTGCTCGAAAACGTCGTCGACACGAAGTTCGCGCGGGTGCACCTCACCCCGTTGTCCGAAGATCCCGACCTCGCCCAGGACTGGTTCACCCGCTTCGAGGGCGCGGGGTTCGACGGTGTGATGGCCAAACCCGCCGACGCACCGTACGAACAGGACAAGCGGGTGATGTGGAAGGTCAAGCACCAGCGCACCGCGGACTGCGTCGTCGCCGGATTCCGGTGGCACAAGGACGGGGCCGGGGTCGGGTCGCTGCTGCTCGGGCTCTACGACGACGAAGGCGTCCTCAACCACGTGGGCGTGGCCACCAGTTTCACCGCCGCGAGACGTCGTGAGCTGGTGGACGAACTCGCGCCGCTGCGGGAGAACGCGCTGGAGAGCCATCCCTGGCGCGAGTGGGCCGAAGCCCACGAGGAGGCGGGCGGCCGCCTGCCGGGCGCGGGCAGCCGGTGGGCGCCGAAGAAGGATCTGAGCTGGGAGCCGGTCCGCATCGAATGGGTCGCCGAGGTCCGCTACGAACACGTCGAGGGCACGCGGTTCCGCCATGGCGGGCGGCTCGTGCGCTTCCGCCCGGACCGGGAACCGGCATCGTGCACGTACGCGCAGCTCGAAGAAGTCCCGCCCGCCGAGCTCGCCACCATGTTCACCGAGCTGGGGGAAACATGA
- a CDS encoding DUF1015 family protein has translation MGRMSIWIRPIDRGWVVRDVVPGPDVDEFADPDRVAAALAEAHGDSLLAVQHPARTPAALAGGLSIEAALPQAKATFDRIRKQHYRPVADVVAPYRIDGPDGAALGVLCLVDPAAVRDDGVTRVRHTEDVYPDVVAERAAMLAGLGVATSAAMLVPSTGGRALTALIERLCRGQAPSLSTVDGAGREHELWLIGPGEGQSELLGALDEMDLLVADGNHRVAAAANSGRGALLALVTGGPALRIGPIHRVLTGTGFDADTLARRWKDAGFDVQPGRPDPPSEEGEVTVLAGASAFRVMLGKAGGDHAVVEQELLRGVLGVDPEGPHVRPLLPGGPVPADVDAVVLLAPVPYAEVLAVHAAGSRMPRKATYFTPKPRSGLLLAEL, from the coding sequence ATGGGTCGAATGAGCATCTGGATCCGCCCGATCGACCGTGGCTGGGTTGTCCGCGACGTCGTCCCCGGACCCGACGTCGACGAGTTCGCCGACCCGGACCGCGTGGCCGCCGCGCTCGCCGAGGCACACGGCGACAGCCTGCTGGCTGTCCAGCATCCGGCCAGGACGCCGGCCGCGCTGGCGGGCGGTCTCTCGATCGAGGCGGCGTTGCCGCAGGCCAAAGCCACCTTCGACCGCATCCGGAAGCAGCACTACCGGCCGGTCGCCGACGTCGTGGCCCCCTATCGCATCGACGGGCCGGACGGGGCCGCACTGGGCGTGCTGTGCCTGGTCGACCCGGCCGCGGTCCGGGACGACGGGGTGACACGGGTCCGGCACACCGAGGACGTCTATCCGGACGTCGTCGCGGAGCGGGCCGCGATGCTCGCCGGACTCGGTGTCGCCACGAGTGCCGCCATGCTCGTCCCCTCGACCGGCGGCCGTGCGCTGACCGCGCTGATCGAACGGCTCTGCCGGGGGCAGGCACCCAGCCTGTCCACAGTGGATGGTGCGGGCCGCGAACACGAACTGTGGCTCATCGGTCCCGGCGAGGGCCAGTCCGAACTGCTGGGAGCCCTGGACGAGATGGATCTCCTGGTCGCGGACGGAAACCACCGCGTCGCGGCCGCCGCGAACTCCGGGCGCGGCGCGTTGCTGGCACTCGTCACCGGCGGACCGGCGCTGCGGATCGGCCCCATCCACCGCGTACTCACCGGCACCGGATTCGACGCGGACACGCTGGCGCGGCGATGGAAGGACGCGGGATTCGACGTCCAGCCCGGACGGCCGGACCCGCCCAGCGAGGAGGGCGAGGTGACCGTGCTGGCGGGCGCATCGGCCTTCCGGGTGATGCTCGGCAAGGCGGGCGGTGACCACGCCGTGGTCGAACAGGAGCTGCTCCGCGGTGTGCTGGGCGTCGATCCGGAGGGGCCGCACGTGCGGCCGTTGCTGCCGGGCGGACCGGTGCCCGCGGACGTGGACGCGGTAGTACTGCTGGCCCCGGTTCCATACGCGGAGGTGCTCGCCGTGCACGCGGCCGGATCGCGGATGCCGAGGAAGGCCACCTATTTCACGCCGAAACCACGCAGCGGGCTCCTGCTGGCCGAACTCTGA